In Raphanus sativus cultivar WK10039 unplaced genomic scaffold, ASM80110v3 Scaffold3548, whole genome shotgun sequence, the following proteins share a genomic window:
- the LOC108836209 gene encoding putative F-box/FBD/LRR-repeat protein At5g56810: MKVARLGSEEVLHPDRISHLPDDLLLRILSLTPVRTAMSTSLLSTRWKYVWKMMPVLVYDETCPYIGSLGFDQFCVTSLPLHEALKTLNLKLGKYTDSIDNLLFPNIRSNLLEMKINLNYYYGYYTPITFPNNLTVFKTLLVLKLQGRIILDVVDSPICFLSLKILHLTCVNFGCEESFARLLSACPVLEDLFLQRLCSRGRFLFNMSVPSLQRLSITSERAYYNSDEPRLEINTPFLNYLKIFDRCGYYNFLEDMPKLVEADVSVDMSKNENLLRVLSSVEHLVICLYPSLVLDLRDSLIFNRLLHLELEVCNSFRSNLLLSLLKYFPYLQSLKLGRTYPKDTENQQYCLGSEPSPVPKWLSFHLEILQWRGYGGTLDEREAAAYILKNAHRLKTATIRLHRTCMDNGQIIMKDLTYMSKASASCQLVIE; the protein is encoded by the exons AGTCACCTTCCTGACGATTTGCTCTTAAGAATCCTCTCACTGACTCCGGTAAGAACTGCAATGTCCACAAGCTTATTGTCTACACGATGGAAATATGTGTGGAAGATGATGCCAGTGCTCGTGTATGACGAAACATGTCCTTACATTGGTTCCCTTGGATTTGACCAATTTTGTGTCACGTCCTTGCCATTACATGAAGctctcaaaaccctaaatctcaaACTTGGGAAGTACACCGATTCCATAGATAATCTGTTATTCCCAAATATCCGTTCCAATCTCCTAGAGATGAAAATCaatttgaattattattatggtTATTACACTCCCATCACATTTCCCAATAACCTCACGGTCTTTAAAACACTCCTTGTCTTGAAACTTCAAGGTAGGATTATTTTGGACGTTGTTGATTCTCCTATTTGTTTCCTTTCCCTGAAAATTTTGCACCTCACATGTGTGAATTTCGGGTGCGAAGAATCTTTCGCAAGACTTTTATCGGCCTGTCCTGTTCTTGAAGATCTATTCCTCCAAAGACTTTGCAGTCGTGGTCGTTTTTTGTTCAACATGTCAGTCCCTTCTCTACAGAGATTATCCATTACTTCAGAACGTGCCTATTATAATTCTGATGAACCAAGACTCGAGATAAACACTCCTTTTTTAAATTACCTAAAGATCTTCGATCGCTGCGGTTATTATAACTTTCTTGAGGATATGCCTAAACTGGTGGAGGCAGATGTATCAGTTGATATGtccaaaaatgaaaatcttcTGAGAGTTCTTTCTTCCGTTGAGCATCTTGTTATATGTTTGTATCCTTCACTG GTTCTTGATCTAAGGGATAGTTTAATCTTCAACCGGCTTCTTCATCTTGAACTAGAAGTTTGCAACAGTTTTCGCTCTAATCTACTTCTGAGTTTGCTgaaatattttccttatttacaATCTCTCAAGCTAGGTCGC ACATATCCCAAAGATACCGAGAATCAACAGTACTGTTTAGGCTCGGAACCGAGCCCTGTTCCTAAATGGTTGAGCTTCCATCTCGAGATTCTTCAATGGAGAGGCTATGGAGGAACACTAGATGAGAGAGAAGCCGCAGCTTACATTCTGAAAAACGCTCATCGTTTAAAGACTGCTACGATCAGATTACATAGAACGTGCATGGATAATGGTCAGATCATAATGAAGGATTTGACGTATATGTCCAAAGCTTCGGCCTCATGTCAGCTTGTAATCGAATAA